One Triticum dicoccoides isolate Atlit2015 ecotype Zavitan chromosome 4B, WEW_v2.0, whole genome shotgun sequence genomic window carries:
- the LOC119293902 gene encoding protein XRI1-like: MPPVATASRVRSSPPLSVPSSSRRPSDPSSRPRAADHPAATANPAQPAGGKPFLLSMPTVTEEAPPPLCAVQMEGLDVARLAWDCLNRDDDDDEELLRLLGNQTPLRDCHAFLDIGDITCEETLDLEESREPKRRRLLEYPSEVNQPDGRDHAMGSNFVTSEVTEASLVCTDEPQSLNWDMQQDSDILDMISSLSNGAPYEPSDNQLENYSDGSTIYYTPDQMTPTQESVTYMDCQTDMPGTSEIAPATENLIMQETNKLSMLKVSKGGSSMIKMKQNLTTFMTCPFTLIKPYWEEGNVTLKNINQLIHAPPKQPPEILGMSAFSGKPVIGKTRIRTEGGKGSITILRTKG, translated from the exons ATGCCCCCCGTCGCAACGGCTAGTCGTGTCCGATCCTCCCCTCCCCTCTCCGTCCCGTCCTCGTCGCGCCGCCCCTCCGATCCCTCTTCGCGCCCCCGCGCCGCCGACCACCCAGCAGCCACGGCGAATC CTGCACAGCCGGCGGGAGGGAAGCCGTTCCTGCTATCCATGCCGACAGTCACCGAGGAAGCGCCACCTCCGCTCTGCGCCGTCCAGATGGAGGGACTG GATGTTGCTAGGTTGGCGTGGGATTGCCTCAAccgagatgatgatgatgatgaagagctccTGAGATTACTGGGGAATCAAACTCCTCTGCGAGACTGCCATGCCTTCCTTGACATTGGGG ATATCACCTGTGAGGAGACCCTGGACCTGGAGGAATCTCGGGAACCGAAGCGGCGACGCTTATTGGAGTATCCTTCTGAGGTTAATCAGCCAGATGGTCGAGATCATGCAATGGGTTCTAATTTTGTCACATCTGAG GTAACAGAGGCTTCACTGGTTTGCACTGATGAACCACAGAGCTTAAACTGGGATATGCAGCAAGATTCAGATATCTTAG ATATGATAAGTTCCTTGTCAAATGGGGCACCCTACGAGCCATCAGATAATCAGTTGGAAAATTACTCTGATGGATCTACTATCTACTACACACCTGATCAAAT GACTCCTACCCAGGAGAGCGTTACATATATGGATTGCCAAACTGATATGCCAG GAACAAGTGAGATTGCACCGGCAACCGAGAATCTCATAATGCAGGAGACTAACAAACTTTCTATGCTAAAAGTATCCAAAG gaggaagctcgaTGATCAAGATGAAGCAAAATTTAACTACATTTATGACATGCCCATTTACCCTTATAAAACCATATTGGGAAGAAGGAAACGTCACTCTGAAGAATATAAATCAGCTAATCCATGCTCCTCCGAAGCAGCCTCCAGAAATCCTGGGAATGTCAGCTTTTTCTGGCAAGCCAGTGATTGGCAAGACCAGAATCAGAACAGAAGGGGGGAAAGGCAGCATCACAATACTAAGAACGAAGGGCTGA